The Aedes aegypti strain LVP_AGWG chromosome 3, AaegL5.0 Primary Assembly, whole genome shotgun sequence genome contains a region encoding:
- the LOC110679868 gene encoding serine-arginine protein 55-like, whose protein sequence is MSGARVYVGGLPYDVRERDLERFFKGYGRITEILIKKGYGFVEFEDYRDADDAVYEMNGKKLLGERVTIEPARGTARGSGSRRDRERRGGRSRFGPPLRTKHRLIVENLSSRISWQDLKDYMRQAGEVTYADAHRDRKNEGVVEFATASEMKAAIKQLDDTELNGRRIRLQEDRGGRGGGGGRGGRSRSRSDSRSRSPSRRRSRSASRSRSRSRSRSKSRSQSKNGRKSRSQKRDRDASRSRSRDADHKSKSRSKSRDRARDDRRSRSRSKVEKSRSRSASRSRSKDKKPERSQSRDRADRSRSRSERRSRSRSKSKDARSRSRSRSYSRSRSRSRDSRSRSPENRGRSRSASAGNNDQSMED, encoded by the coding sequence ATGAGTGGTGCCCGTGTTTATGTCGGCGGACTTCCGTATGATGTCCGGGAGCGCGATTTGGAACGCTTTTTCAAAGGCTACGGAAGAATTACGGAGATTCTGATCAAAAAGGGCTACGGGTTTGTTGAGTTCGAAGATTACCGTGACGCGGACGATGCCGTCTATGAGATGAATGGCAAAAAGCTGCTGGGTGAGAGAGTGACCATCGAACCGGCCAGGGGAACTGCCCGTGGTTCCGGATCGCGTCGTGACCGTGAACGTCGTGGTGGACGTTCCCGTTTCGGTCCTCCATTGCGCACCAAGCATCGCTTGATAGTGGAGAACCTGTCCTCCCGGATCAGCTGGCAGGACCTGAAGGATTATATGCGCCAGGCGGGAGAAGTGACCTATGCCGATGCCCACAGAGATCGGAAGAACGAAGGTGTTGTTGAGTTTGCTACCGCTTCGGAGATGAAGGCCGCCATCAAACAATTGGACGATACGGAACTTAATGGACGTCGCATCCGTTTGCAGGAGGACCGTGGAGGACGTGGTGGTGGTGGCGGCCGCGGAGGTCGTAGCAGATCCCGCTCGGATAGTCGCTCTCGATCTCCATCCAGACGTCGTTCCCGATCGGCATCTCGCTCCCGGTCTCGATCCCGTTCCCGCTCAAAGAGCCGTTCGCAGTCCAAGAATGGCCGGAAATCTCGCTCGCAGAAGCGTGACCGGGATGCATCCCGTTCCAGATCCCGTGATGCTGATCACAAGTCAAAGTCCCGTTCCAAGAGCCGTGATCGTGCTCGTGATGATCGCCGTTCGCGCTCTCGTTCCAAGGTGGAAAAATCACGTTCCCGTTCGGCAAGCCGGTCCCGCTCCAAGGACAAGAAGCCGGAACGTTCCCAGAGCCGTGATCGTGCAGATCGTTCTCGTTCCCGATCGGAACGTCGCTCTCGTTCGCGGTCAAAGTCCAAGGATGCTCGGTCCCGCTCTCGCTCCCGGTCATACTCCCGTTCCAGATCCCGATCCCGCGACAGTCGCTCCCGCTCTCCAGAAAACCGCGGAAGATCCCGCTCGGCTTCGGCCGGTAACAACGATCAGAGTATGGAAGATTAA